A segment of the Seriola aureovittata isolate HTS-2021-v1 ecotype China unplaced genomic scaffold, ASM2101889v1 unplaced_scaffold63, whole genome shotgun sequence genome:
TATAAAACTGCAGAACACCAACTAAAATTCAACTCTGGGACAACTACTTGTAAACCCATACATCCACTTCAGTAATATCTTGGACTTCCAAAACGGTTGCATGCAGAAACTGACATTCATCATGTTTACAGTCCTGCTcagtataataatatatatgaaGATAACAGATATACAGTCAACGGTAGCCTAATATGTGTATCAGATCTTACACAAGTATCACGGATCAAGGTGGATATAAATCCAACTGAATCGAGAGAatgtagagagagggagagctaaGGAAAGAAAGGTTATCATAAATAGTGACAATTAGGAACAGATACtgagaaggaaagaggaagagccCGATATTTAAACTGTGAAATAGCACTTGACAGATAAGCTAAGCATGCGGTTATAATGTGTCTACTACAACAACTAAAGTCGCTGTCCGTAGTTCTGAAACGAACCCACCGTGAATGAAAGCAAAAACTGCTGTCAAGACTGCACACCCTGCAATGCTATATAGATTTATAATATCTAGAGAATATTTAGAAACCtttcaataaaacatattgGTACCACTTAACAATAAGACTACCattataaaggatttattaGTGGTTTCaaattaggttattaattcagttgttaacactttataaatcataaataatcaGTTATAAAACTAGTTATAATAGTTTAATACagtgatgcaggctcactatttggcaagatcaagttaatgcttactactcattagTTATGCTAACAACTTAccaccatttataactggtaaaaggagccttattgtaaagtgtcCAACacataataatttaataatgaGTTACTATAAGACTCCCTTTTACCAGCTATAAATactagtaactcattaataaaagGTGAATAAGTCATTAGTAAGGCgaagtaagcattaacttgattaTGCGAGAATCGAGaacctgcatcaatgtatgaaaaacttgtttataactgtttatttatgatttataaagtgttaactgACTTATCAACTTCATTATAAACCATTGATAAATgctttataagggtagtcttattgtaaagtggcaccaaaatatttatatactgCTTCTTTTGCCTCTACATCCACTGCTCCTCCTAATCATATCATCATTAGCCTATTTGAAAATTTTTGGGGTAACCATaaagtaaacagaaaatgtttgaaagacCATCTCGTTCATATTGTTATATACAGCACAAAAACTTATCACCTTAAAACAGAATTTCCCTTAAAACGATATACTCCACTGGTTGTTACTTGACAGTTGTGTCTAATGGTGAACCAATTAAATCAGTCTAAACACTAGACGAAAGTCTGGTTCATCCAATATACTTTTTCACTCTGTATAATAGTAGTTATGTAGTTAAATATAGTTAAAGAGGAATAAACTATattaacttttttgtttgtttgaaattcCGGTATGCGACGATTGAAACAATAAAAGCTGTGCTAATAATTaggttttgaaaaaaaaaatgtttaggtTGAATAACCTCTAGAGGATTTATCAGTCACctttcacacaaaatgcaaCCAAGTCAAATTAACGTATgtgataaaaaaatacagtataacagGCTAATGATTGAGAAGTAGGTTGTGGGACGCTGTTTATGGCTCTGAAAATGGCATAATAGCGTGCAACAGTTCGCCATCAATACAACTTAACACTGAAAGAgatatgaaaacacagaggcGAATCTAAACTATTTAACTAACCTCTAGAGGAGAGTCTGGTTCATCCAGGATgctcttttcattctgtatcCGCTGCATCGTCCCTGTAGAACTGGGGTCCATTATCAGCACGTTCTGACTACCAGCTCTGCCGAACTTACAGTCACTCTTTCTGGAGTCATTCGTCCTGCACACCTCGTAATTGTACACGTGTTGGAGAGTCCCTGTCCCCAAAGTGTCGGAGTAACGTGGTGGATAATATGGAATCACAGGGAGATTGGAGTGATACAGGATGCgagactgtctccatctgtagattttcactgatataataaccactaaacacgtgatgaagaggaaggaaactacagccagaGCCAACACTAAGTAAAAAGTCAGGTTGTCATTGTACTCCTTGTCGtgtgtaaagtcagtgaactcCGACAGCACTTCAGGGAAGCTGTCCGCCACCGCCACGTTAACAATGACTGTAGCTGAACGAGAGGGCTTCCCGTTGTCCTCCACTATaacagtcagtctttgtttcactgcatcttTATCAGTGACTTGGCGGATAGTTCTTATTTCTCCATTCTGTAAGCCCACTTCAAACAGcgccctgtctgtggctttctGCAGTTTATAGGAGAGCCAGGCATTCTGTCCAGAGTCCACATCAACAGCCACCACTTTAGTCACCAGATAGCCCACATCTGCTGAACGAGGCACCATTTCAGCCACCAGAGAGCCACCAGTCTGGACTGGGTACAGGACCTGAGGAGGGTTGTCgttctggtcctggatcagtaATTTCACAGTTACATTGctactgagtggaggagagcctCCATCCTGCGCTTTGACGCGGAAGTGGAAATCTTTGATCTGCTCGTAGTCAAAAGAGCGCACTGCATGGATGACTCCACTATCAGCACCAACGGACACATATGAGGAGACTGGCACTCCGTTAACAGAGGATTCCTCCAGTATGTAAGAAACACGGGCATTCTGGTTCCAGTCTGCGTCTCTGGCTTTCACTGTGAATATAGAGAGGcctggtgtgttgttttctacaaTGTAGGCCTCATATGAGCTCCTCTCAAAGACAGGCGCCttgtcattcacatcagagATCTGTAAGGTGATAGTGACgctgctggagagggaggggactCCCTCATCAGAGCAGGTCACAGTAATATTATACTCAgaggctctctctctgtctaaatCACTGTCTGTGACAACGCTAAAGAAATTGTTTTTCGTTGATTTAATGGCAAAAGGGATATTCTCGTTCAAAACACACATGACTTTTCCGTTTTCATTTGCGTCTGGATCTTGTATATTAAGCATTGTTACAACCGTCCCTGGTTTCACGTTCTCAGATACTGTGTTTGAATTAGACATGATGTTAATGGATGGGGGGTTATCATTTGTATCTGCCACATCCACTATTACTTTACATGCATCGGATAATCCTCCCTGATCTGACACCTGAACATCAAGTTCATAAAGTCTCCTTTTTTCATAATCTACATTACCAGCTAAAGTCAATACTCCATTCTCTGCATCAATTTGAAAGAGACTTGAAGCTCCAGATTTTGAGATCATGTATGTTACTTTTCCGTTACTGCCTTTATCTATGTCAGTGGCCTTCACGGTAGTAATTACAGTACCAATAGGAGCGTTCTCTGTAACACTTGCTTTATATTCCGCTTTCGAACATACGGGAGGATTATCATTCACGTCTAACACAGTTATGAGAATCTGCATTGTCCCCGAGAGCTGTGGTTCACCGCCATCGACAGCGGTTAGTATTAAAGATATATGCTCATGCTTTTCTCGGTCTAAGGGTTTCTGTAAAACCATCTCGACATGTTTAGTCCCATCTCCTCGACTGATGGTTTTCAGAGCGAAATTGTCACTGGGTTTTAGGGCGTAGCTGTTCAACCCGTTGACACCAACATCATCATCCATGGCTTTGTCCAAGACCAAACGAGCTCCGTTCAGAGCTGATTCGCTAATGTCATATTTCATCTCCCCCCTCTCAAAAGTGGGAGGGTTGTCATTTATATCAGTTATTTCAACAGTCACTGTGTAAAACTCCATCGGGTTTTCCAGGATCATTTGAAAATGGAGCGCGCAGGGCATTGTTTGACCGCAGAGCGATTCTCTGTCTATTCTGTCTTTAATTAGCAggactcctctttctctcttcagctCAATATATTCTTCAGTGTTACCAGTATAAATACGTGCTTTACCGGACTTCAATCGTTCCACACCCAAACCTAAATCCTGGGCTATATTTCCTATTAGAGCcccctttttcatttcctcaggGATGGAGAAACTGACCTGCCCGCACActacactgacagagagcacCGAGATAAACAACAGCACTTGCCATCCCATCATTCCGGTCCACACGTCTgtgaagaaaaatagaaaatcttCTGTTTCTTCGGCCCAGGTTCCGATTTTTACTTATATATACACGCAAATGCTCCTCAAGATGGCACTTATCTTaaattgtggaaaaaaagaatccCACCACACTGTCCTGGCTTATACATGGCAATCCTGACCGTTAACTCTGCCTCTCTCTATTTCGCAGTGTAATATGTTGAGATATAGGGGAGGTACTACTGCAACTAATGCTTCCTCAGCAACTCATTGGCCAACAGCGTCCCTCTCTGTTCGATGAACTACACTACATGGCATCTTGTTGTGGCAatcacaataaagaaaataaaaaaaaatgtaagaaaaatatttatgaaGAGATATTTTGCTGGATTTAAATTCTCTTTTAACACTGACATTCCTATTTGTCTATATAACCTGTTAATGATAACATATGACTAAAGCAACTAATAAATCAGAAGATGAAGGAATAATAGAACCACATGAAAAAGTATGAGCACGAAAACACAGGTGCagctacacagacacacaggcagctaCAGACCAAGAGTCAAAGAGGATGAAACAAACTGTCATTTGAGCTACCATGGTATGAAATACACTCTACGAAGCAATTAATCCTAATTCCGGTCAGCGTTTGGGCAAGCACCTACAAATTGTGTATATAACAAAAACTAGTTAATGTCTTTTTGTTTACGATGTTTTGCAATTACAATCCtattaaaaatgttcacagaaattaataaaatagaCTACAAAACACTGAGGTGCgcgtgcacgcgcacacacacacacacacagacagacacacacacacacacacacacacacacacacacaaagacagagagaaatagagagggagaaagatatatatatatctatatatatatagatatatatatatacagagagatagagagattgAGAAATTATACAATTTCAAATTATTTTACCAATGAAAGCATTTGAGTAATACGACTGGTATTTttcgctgtccatggtgctgaaccaGAACAACCACAAAATGAAAGCACATATATTCCCAGCAAGATACATCAAATAGtactgaaaaatgtcacagctgaAACGACAAAAAAAGGGGTTAATACACTGTGTtgcaatgtaaataaaaataggCCTGAGAATAGCAGAGGAGAAAAATCTGCACCGTCTGGAAAACAAACCTCGAGGGGAGAGTCTGGTTCATCCAGGATgctcttttcattctgtatcCGCTGCATCGTCCCTGTAGAACTGGGGTCCATTATCAGCACGTTCTGACTACCAGCTCTGCCGAACTTACAGTCACTCTTTCTGGAGTCAGTCGTCCTGCACACCTCGTAATTGTACACGTGCTGCAGAGTCCCTGTCCCCAAAGTGTCTGAGTAACGTGGTGGATAATATGGGATCACAGGGAGATTGGAGTGATACAGGATGCgagactgtctccatctgtagattttcactgatataataaccactaaacacgtgatgaagaggaaggaaactacagccagaGCCAACACTAAGTAAAAAGTCAGGTTGTCATTGTACTCCTTGTCGtgtgtaaagtcagtgaactcCGACAGCACTTCAGGGAAGCTGTCCGCCACCGCCACATTAACAATGACTGTAGCTGAACGAGAGGGCTGCCCGTTGTCCTCCACTATAACAGacagtctttgtttcactgcatcttTATCAGTGACTTGGCGGATAGTTCTTATTTCTCCATTCTGTAAGCCCACTTCAAACAGcgccctgtctgtggctttctGCAGTTTATAGGAGAGCCAGGCATTCTGTCCAGAGTCCACATCAACAGCCACCACTTTAGTCACCAGATAGCCCACATCTGCTGAACGAGGCACCATTTCAGCCACCAGAGAGCCACCAGTCTGGACTGGGTACAGGACCTGAGGAGGGTTGTCgttctggtcctggatcagtattttcacagtcacattgctactgagtggaggagagcctCCATCCTGCGCTTTGACGCGGAAGTGGAAATCTTTTATCTGCTCGTAGTCAAAAGAGTGCACTGCATGGATGACTCCACTATCAGCACTAACGGACACATATGAGGAGACTGGCACTCCGTTAACAGAGGAGTCCTCCAGTATGTAAGACACACGGGCATTCTGGTTCCAGTCAGCGTCTCTTGCTTTCACTGTGAATATAGAGAGGcctggtgtgttgttttctacaaTATAGGCCTCATATGAGCTCCTCTCAAAGACAGGCGcattgtcattcacatcagagATCTGTAAGGTGAGAGTGACgctgctggagagggagggTACTCCCTCATCAGAGCAGGTCACTGTTATATTATACTCAGAGGCTATCTCTCTGTCTAATTCATTGCCTGTTGTCAAACTAAAGAAATTATTTGACGTTGAGGAAATTGCGAATGGAATGTTCTCGTTAATGAAACATTGAACTTTTCCATTTTTGCCCGCATCTGGATCTTGGATATTTATCATTGTCACAACAGTGCCAGACTGAATGTCCTCTTTTATTGCACTGGATTTTGACATGACATTTATAACAGGTGTGTTGTCATTTGTGTCAGTTATTTCCACTATAATTTTGCATGAGTCAGTTAGTCCTCCTTCATCACTGGCCTGAACATGTATTTGATATTGTCGCTTTTTTTCAAAGTCAGTGTTACCGGTCAGTGTAACTTCTCCggtctctctgtttatctcaaATAACTCGGAAACATTGTCGAGTAGATTTAGTATATCATAAGATACTTTGCCATTAGATCCTTCGTCTAGGTCAGATGCACTGACAATCACTACTTGTGTTCCTGTGGGTGAATTTTCTCTTATGGTGgacttatatattttttgcgAAAAAACTGGAGCATTATCATTACTGTCAagcacatttatatttatttgaactGTCCCTGAAAGCTGTGGCTCACCACCGTCTACTGCCGTCAATATAAGCGACAAATGATTCAGTTTTTCTCGATCTAACGGTTTTTGTAAAACCATTTCAACCATCTTGCTTCCATCTGCCTGATTTTGCAGCCTCAAAACAAAGTTATCGGTTGGTTTTAATAAATAACTCTGAAGGCCATTCACACCGACATCCAGATCTATTGCCTGCTGCAACAAGAATACTGCCCCTGTAACAGCTGACTCGCTTATTCTGAATTTCATTTCACCTCTTTTAAAAATCGGGGCGTTGTCGTTAATATCTGTAACCTCGACGGTAATGCTATAAAATTCCATAGGATTCTCCAAAATAACCTGTAAATGTAGAGCACAGGGCAACGTCCGAGCGCAGATCACCTCTCTGTCTATTCTGTCTTTGACAAGGAGAActcctctttctttatttaactCGATGTGTTCTGCACTGTCTCCTGTATAAATGCGAGCTTTTCCTGATTTCAATCTTTTCACATCCAAACCCAAATCTTGCGCAATATCACCCACGAAAGAACCTGTGGGCTTTTCCTCTGGGATGGAGTAGCTGACCTGCCCAATCACTGAACTGAAATAGAGGATCAAGATAAACAGCAGCACTTGCCGTCTCATTGTTCTGGCTGTCGTGTTCCTGTTAAATGAACCGCGTGATATTCCTGTAAAAAGCGGATTGCTCTTCAGTAGTAATCCTATTTATGTCCTCGGGATACTTGCAGTCACCAGTTAGATCGTAAATTACAGATGTGAAATAACAGTATCAGTCCAAATTAACGTTTACAGCTCCAGTCTTCCTGTCCCATACCGTTCCTTGTGTCTTTCTCTCGTTCTCTGTCAGAAATGATGTGGGAGGTTCTGCTGATTTCTTCTCCCAACTAACACAGACTGGCCAACAGCGGCCCTAAGAGTTCATTATGCCGAACTGCAGAATGCTGTGGAGGATGTAAAGCACTCACAATCATTTTCAATGTGCAGGCTCATGGCTACTTGAATGTAACACAACGATTGAATGATTTAATGtgacaaaatatttgttttacgTGATCTCAGGGTTATTTGTATTGTAATATGAGCCTGAACGGCCAACCTCATGGAATGACATGAGAAAGAGAACATATGCCTGTATAAACTGGGTACAAATACTGATGATGAATTATATCCACTGTAAGTGTACTCAAATAGGtgcttctttctgtctctctggctctaacacatacatacacaaacacacacacacctacacacacacacacgcacgcacgcacgcacgcacacacacacgcacgcacgcacgcacacacgcacacacgcacacacacacacacacacacacacacacatacacaagctcTTGAAGCTGTGGTGCCACTTTCTTTTAAACGCATAAAACTCGAAAAGGTAAGCATTCCTTTTTCTAAAACAGATCAGGAACAGCACATCACGGCGCTTGCAGGTATGCCTCATGAGCAAAGAAATTCGTTTGTTGCTTTAAATTTTTGATGTAAACTGATGCCtaagaaacaaaagagagtttttttttgtttttttttttaatgctgccTGATGACACTGTAACGTTAAGTAAAATttatcatggcataaaaactacattagcgttcaaagaaaacacaacgTCATGAATAACTATAACCACGGTGGAGAAGGTTCATATTTGACTGAGTACAGTTAAAAACGTATTGTCACGGAAATAAGAGAGGGGAAGGGCTTTGTTTAATCCAATATACGTTAACACTGCAACAACGACCTGTCctcaaacaataaaacactctGACCAAGAAGGGAGGAAGACTTAGGCGCTGTCCATGGtcctgaaaaaagaaaaacagcctaGATAATTCGAAGCTCTACTTGCTTAAAGTCTGAAAGTATTTCCTATCATGGAAACACGCCACATTTGAAATACTGTGCAAACAACTGCACACAATCTTCTGTGTTTTAGTGATACGGCTTGTGAAACACAAATCTGTGAGGGTAAGCAGGGGTTTAAAAATAATTCGTCCATGTCAGCTTTGATACCGCTATCAAAATGCTTAATAAGTGccaaaattaaaa
Coding sequences within it:
- the LOC130165950 gene encoding protocadherin gamma-A2-like, whose product is MMGWQVLLFISVLSVSVVCGQVSFSIPEEMKKGALIGNIAQDLGLGVERLKSGKARIYTGNTEEYIELKRERGVLLIKDRIDRESLCGQTMPCALHFQMILENPMEFYTVTVEITDINDNPPTFERGEMKYDISESALNGARLVLDKAMDDDVGVNGLNSYALKPSDNFALKTISRGDGTKHVEMVLQKPLDREKHEHISLILTAVDGGEPQLSGTMQILITVLDVNDNPPVCSKAEYKASVTENAPIGTVITTVKATDIDKGSNGKVTYMISKSGASSLFQIDAENGVLTLAGNVDYEKRRLYELDVQVSDQGGLSDACKVIVDVADTNDNPPSINIMSNSNTVSENVKPGTVVTMLNIQDPDANENGKVMCVLNENIPFAIKSTKNNFFSVVTDSDLDRERASEYNITVTCSDEGVPSLSSSVTITLQISDVNDKAPVFERSSYEAYIVENNTPGLSIFTVKARDADWNQNARVSYILEESSVNGVPVSSYVSVGADSGVIHAVRSFDYEQIKDFHFRVKAQDGGSPPLSSNVTVKLLIQDQNDNPPQVLYPVQTGGSLVAEMVPRSADVGYLVTKVVAVDVDSGQNAWLSYKLQKATDRALFEVGLQNGEIRTIRQVTDKDAVKQRLTVIVEDNGKPSRSATVIVNVAVADSFPEVLSEFTDFTHDKEYNDNLTFYLVLALAVVSFLFITCLVVIISVKIYRWRQSRILYHSNLPVIPYYPPRYSDTLGTGTLQHVYNYEVCRTNDSRKSDCKFGRAGSQNVLIMDPSSTGTMQRIQNEKSILDEPDSPLE
- the LOC130165947 gene encoding protocadherin beta-16-like: MRRQVLLFILILYFSSVIGQVSYSIPEEKPTGSFVGDIAQDLGLDVKRLKSGKARIYTGDSAEHIELNKERGVLLVKDRIDREVICARTLPCALHLQVILENPMEFYSITVEVTDINDNAPIFKRGEMKFRISESAVTGAVFLLQQAIDLDVGVNGLQSYLLKPTDNFVLRLQNQADGSKMVEMVLQKPLDREKLNHLSLILTAVDGGEPQLSGTVQININVLDSNDNAPVFSQKIYKSTIRENSPTGTQVVIVSASDLDEGSNGKVSYDILNLLDNVSELFEINRETGEVTLTGNTDFEKKRQYQIHVQASDEGGLTDSCKIIVEITDTNDNTPVINVMSKSSAIKEDIQSGTVVTMINIQDPDAGKNGKVQCFINENIPFAISSTSNNFFSLTTGNELDREIASEYNITVTCSDEGVPSLSSSVTLTLQISDVNDNAPVFERSSYEAYIVENNTPGLSIFTVKARDADWNQNARVSYILEDSSVNGVPVSSYVSVSADSGVIHAVHSFDYEQIKDFHFRVKAQDGGSPPLSSNVTVKILIQDQNDNPPQVLYPVQTGGSLVAEMVPRSADVGYLVTKVVAVDVDSGQNAWLSYKLQKATDRALFEVGLQNGEIRTIRQVTDKDAVKQRLSVIVEDNGQPSRSATVIVNVAVADSFPEVLSEFTDFTHDKEYNDNLTFYLVLALAVVSFLFITCLVVIISVKIYRWRQSRILYHSNLPVIPYYPPRYSDTLGTGTLQHVYNYEVCRTTDSRKSDCKFGRAGSQNVLIMDPSSTGTMQRIQNEKSILDEPDSPLEVCFPDGADFSPLLFSGLFLFTLQHSVLTPFFVVSAVTFFSTI